From the Paenibacillus sp. FSL H8-0548 genome, one window contains:
- a CDS encoding extracellular solute-binding protein, with amino-acid sequence MKRKSMVVLMSVVLTFSLLLAACSGGNNNGGSKNASPAPTNDNGAKTEETAKPAEPEKPTEITIMLPLNIAETPPDTIKKEIEKLTNTKLTYQFFPADSYEEKLNASFATGSLPQVTYLKNQATFVQMKEALREGQFWEIGPYLNEFPNLGKLKEEILNNTKVDGKLYSVYIGRPLARQGIIYRKDWADQLGIAAPANEDELFAMMEKFTTGDPDGNGKPDTVGLADRNDLIYGAFKTVSAWFGTPNNWGERDGQLVPDFTTPEYVATMDYIKKIRDAKLMNVDFAATSKTDQVNMFTSGKAGVYIGSMQDVDSLVKDLVKNVPTAVVDTHSMVAGPEGQLASWSIPGYNNVVLFPKSAIKDETELKKILAFFDKLMTPEVANVMFWGIEGTHYTVVDGQAKVSSDKELIEREVKGYKDSVVGESETNGMYESLNELPARIHAEQLIIENEKIAIADPTAALDSSTYTEKGTPLQDVIKDATYKYIYGSIDKAGFDKAVEDWKKRGGAQIIEEFNAAYKK; translated from the coding sequence ATGAAGAGAAAATCGATGGTGGTTTTGATGAGCGTGGTTTTGACGTTTAGCTTATTGCTCGCAGCATGTTCAGGGGGTAATAATAATGGCGGCAGCAAAAATGCTTCGCCGGCTCCAACCAATGACAACGGTGCAAAGACAGAAGAGACAGCTAAACCGGCAGAACCGGAGAAGCCAACCGAAATTACGATTATGCTTCCACTTAACATCGCAGAGACGCCACCGGATACGATCAAAAAGGAAATTGAAAAGCTAACCAATACGAAGCTGACTTATCAGTTCTTTCCAGCTGACAGCTATGAAGAGAAGCTAAACGCGTCCTTTGCTACAGGCTCGCTTCCGCAGGTTACTTATTTGAAAAATCAAGCAACCTTCGTCCAAATGAAGGAGGCGCTTCGCGAGGGCCAGTTCTGGGAAATCGGGCCTTATCTAAACGAGTTTCCGAATCTTGGCAAGCTGAAGGAAGAAATTTTGAACAATACGAAGGTCGACGGCAAGCTGTATTCGGTATATATCGGCAGACCGCTTGCGCGTCAAGGCATCATATATCGCAAGGACTGGGCAGATCAGCTGGGCATCGCTGCACCGGCTAACGAAGATGAGCTGTTTGCCATGATGGAGAAATTTACAACTGGTGATCCAGACGGAAACGGTAAGCCGGATACGGTTGGTTTGGCTGATCGCAATGATCTCATTTACGGCGCGTTCAAAACCGTATCTGCTTGGTTTGGAACACCGAATAACTGGGGCGAGAGAGATGGGCAGCTTGTACCTGATTTTACGACACCTGAATATGTAGCAACGATGGATTATATAAAAAAAATTCGTGATGCCAAATTGATGAATGTGGACTTTGCAGCGACGAGTAAGACGGATCAGGTAAACATGTTCACAAGCGGCAAAGCGGGCGTCTATATCGGCTCTATGCAGGATGTGGATTCCTTGGTGAAGGATCTAGTCAAAAACGTGCCGACAGCTGTTGTCGATACGCATAGCATGGTTGCCGGACCGGAGGGTCAGCTGGCTTCTTGGTCTATTCCAGGCTACAACAACGTAGTGCTGTTCCCGAAATCTGCAATAAAAGACGAAACGGAGCTGAAGAAAATTTTGGCGTTCTTCGATAAGCTGATGACGCCTGAAGTAGCGAACGTCATGTTCTGGGGTATTGAAGGCACTCATTATACAGTAGTAGATGGCCAAGCAAAAGTTTCATCGGACAAAGAGCTGATTGAGCGTGAGGTGAAGGGCTACAAGGACAGCGTTGTAGGAGAGTCGGAAACAAACGGCATGTACGAGAGCCTTAATGAGCTTCCAGCACGTATTCATGCGGAGCAGCTTATCATTGAGAATGAGAAGATCGCGATCGCTGATCCAACTGCAGCTCTTGATTCATCAACATATACAGAGAAGGGTACACCGCTTCAAGATGTGATTAAAGATGCTACTTACAAATATATTTATGGTTCAATCGATAAAGCTGGGTTCGACAAGGCTGTTGAGGACTGGAAGAAACGCGGCGGTGCTCAAATTATTGAGGAATTTAATGCGGCTTACAAAAAATAA
- a CDS encoding extracellular solute-binding protein has protein sequence MGNRSRQAGLHSSGRILAVFLILLLCASCAASASQEQGGSSTRPTISIMAPLHFPHPPSEEIIAEIEELTNAKLEINWVPDGIYTDKMNTALSTNSLKKATFVKHTDYIFVKNAIRSESFWEIGPYLKQFPNLRHLDEGILAQAAIEGRIYGLYTERPSSRQGIIIREDWLDNLKLGKPGTLEELYEVIKQFTLNDPDRNGRQDTVGLADRNDLVFGAFKTLSSYFGTPNNWGIAGKAVVPEFETASYMDTMNFMKRLYDEKLMNADFAVTSKEMQRDKIIRGAAGVYIGSMTDVQRLSDEAKQINPDARFTLVNRMQGPEGYRVWSIPNYNGLYLFSKKAIRTEEELLEQLAFFDRTMDKDVANLMRYGIEGKHYTMDGEQVQLPEATSQLRVSEVNALYSLMIADLSNPNLLKVAEKESMWELADRLSADNEKFIVKDPTIGLESRTYDEKSMELYKIVSDATYRYVLGQISAEGFYQEVERWKRSGGSMMMSEYTDAYFIKQ, from the coding sequence ATGGGCAACCGTTCACGTCAAGCAGGACTGCATAGTAGCGGACGTATTCTCGCTGTATTTCTTATTCTCCTTTTGTGTGCTTCCTGCGCCGCATCAGCTTCACAAGAGCAGGGGGGCAGCAGCACCAGACCGACGATTTCGATTATGGCGCCGCTGCATTTTCCTCATCCGCCAAGCGAGGAAATTATTGCGGAAATTGAAGAGCTTACGAATGCGAAGCTTGAAATCAATTGGGTTCCCGACGGTATTTATACGGATAAAATGAATACGGCGCTTTCCACCAACTCGCTTAAGAAGGCAACCTTCGTGAAGCATACCGATTATATTTTTGTGAAAAATGCGATTCGCTCCGAATCCTTTTGGGAGATTGGCCCTTATTTGAAGCAGTTTCCGAATTTGCGGCATTTGGATGAAGGCATTTTGGCGCAAGCTGCGATCGAAGGGCGGATATATGGACTCTATACGGAAAGGCCATCCTCAAGACAAGGCATTATCATTAGGGAGGACTGGCTGGATAACCTAAAGCTTGGCAAGCCGGGAACACTCGAAGAGCTGTATGAGGTGATTAAGCAATTTACGCTGAATGACCCTGATCGAAATGGGAGACAGGATACGGTTGGACTAGCTGACCGCAATGATTTGGTATTTGGTGCCTTTAAGACGTTGAGTTCTTATTTTGGCACGCCTAACAACTGGGGAATCGCGGGCAAGGCGGTAGTTCCGGAATTTGAAACAGCATCTTATATGGACACGATGAACTTCATGAAGCGGTTGTATGATGAGAAGCTGATGAACGCGGACTTTGCAGTTACGAGCAAGGAAATGCAGCGGGACAAAATTATACGCGGGGCCGCAGGCGTTTATATCGGGAGCATGACCGACGTGCAGCGGCTGTCAGATGAGGCGAAGCAGATCAACCCCGATGCGCGATTTACGCTGGTGAACCGTATGCAGGGGCCAGAGGGCTACCGTGTATGGTCAATTCCTAATTATAACGGGCTTTATTTATTTTCCAAAAAAGCGATTCGCACGGAGGAGGAGCTGCTGGAGCAGCTTGCTTTCTTCGACCGCACGATGGATAAGGATGTAGCCAATCTGATGCGCTATGGAATAGAGGGCAAGCATTACACAATGGATGGAGAACAGGTACAGCTGCCCGAAGCCACCTCGCAATTGCGAGTCTCGGAGGTAAACGCGCTCTATTCACTGATGATTGCTGACCTTAGCAACCCTAATTTGCTGAAGGTCGCGGAGAAGGAGTCCATGTGGGAGCTCGCGGATCGACTTAGCGCAGACAACGAAAAATTTATTGTGAAGGACCCGACAATTGGCCTTGAATCTAGGACATATGACGAGAAGAGCATGGAGCTGTACAAAATCGTTTCCGATGCAACGTATAGATATGTTTTGGGGCAGATTAGCGCCGAAGGCTTCTATCAGGAGGTTGAACGCTGGAAGCGCAGCGGCGGGAGCATGATGATGAGTGAGTATACGGATGCGTATTTTATAAAGCAATAA